In Malus sylvestris chromosome 15, drMalSylv7.2, whole genome shotgun sequence, a single genomic region encodes these proteins:
- the LOC126603899 gene encoding probable pectin methylesterase CGR2, translated as MSRRTVGSTRRNGSFPFSGAFNSKSKSSPLLPIGLVVVGAILLIGYVYKGSGVLGGAKVVSRVEGDFSCTLEVQRAIPFLKKAYSGSMHRVLHIGPDTCSVVSALLKDEEIEAWGVEPYEIEDADRTCRSLVRKGIVRVADIKFHLPYKAKSFSLVIVSDALDYLSPKYLNRTLPELARVSSDGLVIFSGFPGQQKAKVSELSKFGRPAKMRSSSWWIRYFVQTSLEENEAANKKFEQATSKESYQPSCQVFHLNSYH; from the exons ATGTCGAGGAGGACGGTGGGATCCACGCGCCGCAATGGGAGCTTTCCGTTTTCCGGAGCCTTCAACTCTAAATCGAAGTCGTCGCCTTTGTTACCCATTGGCCTTGTAGTCGTG GGAGCCATTCTTCTAATCGGCTATGTTTATAAAGGATCAG GTGTCCTCGGGGGTGCCAAAGTAGTTAGTAGAGTTGAAG GAGACTTCTCATGCACGCTAGAAGTTCAGAGAGCAATACCTTTCCTAAAGAAAGCGTATAGTGGCAGCATGCACAGAGTTTTGCATATTGGCCCTGATACTTGTTCAGTTGTATCTGCATTGTTGAAAGATGAGGAAATTGAAGCATGGGGTGTAGAACCATATGAGATAGAGGATGCTGATAGGACTTGCAGGAGTCTTGTGCGCAAAGGCATTGTGCGGGTGGCTGATATAAAGTTCCATCTACCCTATAAAGCGAAGTCCTTTTCTCTTGTGATTGTCTCGGATGCTTTAGATTACCTCTCTCCGAAGTATCTGAACAGGACTCTTCCAGAATTGGCAAGGGTGTCTTCTGATGGCCTTGTTATTTTTTCAG GTTTTCCTGGCCAACAGAAAGCTAAGGTTTCTGAGCTATCCAAATTCGGACGTCCA GCCAAAATGCGAAGCTCCTCTTGGTGGATACGTTATTTTGTCCAGACCAGcttagaagaaaatgaagcTGCCAACAAGAAGTTCGAGCAGGCCACATCAAAGGAATCATACCAGCCAAGCTGCCAAGTGTTTCACCTTAACTCATATCACTAA
- the LOC126603898 gene encoding B3 domain-containing protein At4g01580-like isoform X2 yields MACLTQETDDCPTTYSPTTPHFFKIIVNDTSKYNKIKIPTKFVMKYGDGLSNSVVLQVPSGPEWEMELRRYDGEVWLEKGWPDFSHFYSLDFAHWLVFGYEGNSKFLVRIFDRSCTEIEYPLQTPEEKETDEDSISNNSDHDSSDDARDDYEAHSGDDSVQILEELSPCQRETKGKSPLPCPRPHKKDITSSSGKAGPSARAKAKALQMSLRSKFVKKHLSKTCDHVFLRRSDGRTWRVKLEQYETGRCRLLSGWKKFVQENSLAIGDVCVFVLIDNIKPLFNVIFFPTT; encoded by the exons ATGGCTTGTTTAACCCAGGAAACTGATGACTGCCCGACCACATATTCCCCTACCACTCCCCATTTCTTCAAGATCATTGTAAATGACACTTCCAAATACAACAAAATT AAAATTCCGACGAAATTTGTGATGAAATATGGAGATGGTCTGTCAAATTCAGTTGTTCTTCAGGTTCCAAGTGGTCCGGAATGGGAGATGGAACTTAGAAGATATGATGGTGAGGTTTGGTTGGAGAAAGGTTGGCCAGACTTCTCACATTTTTACTCTCTAGACTTTGCTCATTGGCTGGTTTTTGGGTACGAAGGGAACTCGAAATTCCTGGTTCGCATATTTGATAGAAGCTGCACAGAGATTGAGTATCCACTACAAACTCCTGAGGAGAAAGAAACTGATGAAGATTCCATTTCCAATAATTCTGATCATGATTCTAGTGATGATGCTCGTGATGATTATGAGGCTCATTCTGGCGATGATTCTGTTCAAATCTTAGAGGAATTGTCACCCTGCCAAAgagaaacaaaagggaaatCTCCATTGCCGTGTCCTCGACCTCACAAGAAGGATATAACAAGTTCAAGTG GCAAAGCTGGTCCCTCTGCAAGGGCAAAGGCTAAAGCTCTTCAGATG AGCTTGCGATCCAAGTTTGTCAAGAAACATCTTAGCAAGACTTGTGATCATGTCTTCCTTCGGCGTTCAGATGGGAGAACTTGGCGTGTCAAACTAGAACAATATGAGACTGGAAGATGCAGATTGCTGAGTGGTTGGAAGAAATTTGTGCAAGAGAATAGTTTGGCGATTGGTGATGTGTGTGTCTTTGTGTTGATTGACAACATCAAACCTTTATTCAATGTTATCTTCTTCCCCACCACGTAG
- the LOC126603898 gene encoding B3 domain-containing transcription factor VRN1-like isoform X1 translates to MACLTQETDDCPTTYSPTTPHFFKIIVNDTSKYNKIKIPTKFVMKYGDGLSNSVVLQVPSGPEWEMELRRYDGEVWLEKGWPDFSHFYSLDFAHWLVFGYEGNSKFLVRIFDRSCTEIEYPLQTPEEKETDEDSISNNSDHDSSDDARDDYEAHSGDDSVQILEELSPCQRETKGKSPLPCPRPHKKDITSSSGKAGPSARAKAKALQMVSSFTSEYPFLKVAMQPTYLQYCYLSLRSKFVKKHLSKTCDHVFLRRSDGRTWRVKLEQYETGRCRLLSGWKKFVQENSLAIGDVCVFVLIDNIKPLFNVIFFPTT, encoded by the exons ATGGCTTGTTTAACCCAGGAAACTGATGACTGCCCGACCACATATTCCCCTACCACTCCCCATTTCTTCAAGATCATTGTAAATGACACTTCCAAATACAACAAAATT AAAATTCCGACGAAATTTGTGATGAAATATGGAGATGGTCTGTCAAATTCAGTTGTTCTTCAGGTTCCAAGTGGTCCGGAATGGGAGATGGAACTTAGAAGATATGATGGTGAGGTTTGGTTGGAGAAAGGTTGGCCAGACTTCTCACATTTTTACTCTCTAGACTTTGCTCATTGGCTGGTTTTTGGGTACGAAGGGAACTCGAAATTCCTGGTTCGCATATTTGATAGAAGCTGCACAGAGATTGAGTATCCACTACAAACTCCTGAGGAGAAAGAAACTGATGAAGATTCCATTTCCAATAATTCTGATCATGATTCTAGTGATGATGCTCGTGATGATTATGAGGCTCATTCTGGCGATGATTCTGTTCAAATCTTAGAGGAATTGTCACCCTGCCAAAgagaaacaaaagggaaatCTCCATTGCCGTGTCCTCGACCTCACAAGAAGGATATAACAAGTTCAAGTG GCAAAGCTGGTCCCTCTGCAAGGGCAAAGGCTAAAGCTCTTCAGATGGTTAGTTCCTTTACATCTGAATACCCTTTTCTCAAGGTTGCCATGCAGCCCACATATCTCCAATATTGCTATTTG AGCTTGCGATCCAAGTTTGTCAAGAAACATCTTAGCAAGACTTGTGATCATGTCTTCCTTCGGCGTTCAGATGGGAGAACTTGGCGTGTCAAACTAGAACAATATGAGACTGGAAGATGCAGATTGCTGAGTGGTTGGAAGAAATTTGTGCAAGAGAATAGTTTGGCGATTGGTGATGTGTGTGTCTTTGTGTTGATTGACAACATCAAACCTTTATTCAATGTTATCTTCTTCCCCACCACGTAG